Proteins encoded within one genomic window of Streptomyces kaniharaensis:
- a CDS encoding TetR/AcrR family transcriptional regulator: MNDSGQEAGSSARSKRKDARRNQQTLLEAAAAVFVTSGVDAPVRDIAAKADVGIGTIYRHFPTRADLVIAVYRHQVDACAEAGPALLAAGPTPHAALAGWVDLFVDFLVTKHGLAAAMQGDSTGFEALHAYFLERLVPACTELLDAAATAGEIRTDIDAYQLMRGIGNLCIGAEDDPRYDARRLVALLVAGLRPAH, translated from the coding sequence GTGAACGACAGCGGCCAGGAGGCGGGCAGTTCGGCCCGGTCCAAGCGCAAGGACGCCCGGCGCAACCAGCAGACCCTGCTGGAGGCGGCCGCCGCGGTCTTCGTCACTTCCGGCGTGGATGCACCGGTGCGGGACATCGCGGCCAAGGCCGACGTCGGGATAGGCACGATCTACCGCCACTTCCCCACCCGGGCGGACCTCGTCATCGCCGTCTACCGCCACCAGGTCGACGCGTGCGCCGAAGCCGGCCCGGCCCTGCTGGCCGCCGGCCCGACACCTCACGCCGCCCTCGCGGGGTGGGTCGACCTCTTCGTCGACTTCCTGGTCACCAAGCACGGACTCGCGGCCGCGATGCAGGGCGACAGCACCGGATTCGAGGCACTGCACGCCTACTTCCTCGAACGCCTCGTGCCGGCGTGCACCGAACTGCTCGACGCCGCTGCCACCGCCGGCGAGATCCGCACCGACATCGATGCCTACCAGCTCATGCGCGGCATCGGAAACCTCTGCATCGGCGCCGAGGACGACCCCCGGTACGACGCACGCCGGCTCGTCGCACTCCTCGTTGCAGGACTGCGTCCAGCGCACTGA
- the helR gene encoding RNA polymerase recycling motor ATPase HelR, which produces MSDDTTPLTTSAFDLPDHLSPKADPALIAADERHFAAVAESLDRTIADMSDRLDALRRAPGGIGRDAMDRDVEIHRLTGRLRTLRRFGADLCLGHIVSTDDLEPVYIGRLGLTDSTGRRLLVDWRSPAAEPFFAATHGNPMGLARRRRYRWTRGRIGDYWDEVFTAEGLEGHAALDDQSAFIASLGANRSDRMRDVLATIQADQDAIIRAGSRGALVVDGGPGTGKTVVALHRSAYLLHSDPRLGHRRGRVLFVGPHQPYLAYVADVLPSLGEEGVRTCTLRDLVAEGAGAAIETDLDVARLKSSADMVKAIEKAVRLYEEPPTEGMTVETHWSDLWLTADDWAEAFDAPEPGTPHNEARDQIWEALATILMDKYDLDDVSPDLFRRSLQQDRELVTTLNRAWPLLEAADLVGDLWSVPAYLRMCAPWLGRDEVRRLQREDAQAWTVSDLPLLDAARHRLGDPEAARRKRRHDATVAAERARMADVIDDLLRADDDGEGAVTMLRGQDLRDSLIDETALPGTDPEPLAGPFAHIVVDEAQELTDAEWQMLLLRCPSRSFTIVGDRAQARHGFTESWRERLERIGLDRVEAASLSVNYRTPEEVMAEAEPVIRAVLPDANVPTSIRRSDIPVVHGSVAELDSILDTWLAAHADGTACVIGDPTFRATSRTRSLTPELSKGLEFDLVVLVDPEAFGEGVEGAVDRYVAMTRATRQLVILTSN; this is translated from the coding sequence TTGTCGGACGACACGACCCCTCTGACCACCAGTGCGTTCGACCTTCCCGACCACCTCTCCCCAAAGGCCGACCCGGCGCTGATCGCCGCCGACGAGCGGCACTTCGCGGCCGTCGCCGAGAGCCTCGACCGGACGATCGCCGACATGTCGGACCGCCTCGACGCCCTGCGCCGGGCCCCGGGCGGCATCGGCCGGGACGCGATGGACCGGGACGTCGAGATCCACCGGCTGACCGGTCGCCTGCGCACCCTGCGTCGCTTCGGTGCGGACCTGTGCCTCGGACACATCGTCAGCACGGACGACCTCGAGCCCGTGTACATCGGACGGCTCGGCCTCACCGACAGCACGGGCCGCCGACTGCTGGTCGACTGGCGCTCCCCCGCGGCCGAGCCGTTCTTCGCGGCGACCCACGGCAACCCGATGGGCCTGGCCAGGCGCCGCCGGTACCGCTGGACCCGCGGCCGGATCGGTGACTACTGGGACGAGGTGTTCACCGCCGAGGGACTCGAAGGGCACGCCGCGCTCGACGACCAGTCCGCCTTCATCGCCAGCCTGGGCGCCAACCGGTCGGACCGGATGCGGGACGTGCTCGCCACCATCCAGGCCGACCAGGACGCCATCATCCGGGCGGGATCCCGCGGCGCTCTCGTCGTCGACGGCGGTCCGGGCACGGGGAAGACCGTCGTCGCCCTGCACCGCTCCGCCTACCTCCTCCACTCCGACCCGCGCCTCGGCCACCGTCGGGGCCGCGTGCTGTTCGTCGGTCCGCACCAGCCCTACCTGGCCTACGTCGCCGACGTCCTCCCCAGCCTCGGCGAGGAGGGCGTGCGGACCTGCACCCTGCGGGACCTCGTCGCCGAGGGAGCCGGCGCCGCGATCGAGACCGATTTGGACGTGGCTCGCCTGAAGTCGTCCGCGGACATGGTGAAGGCCATCGAGAAGGCCGTCCGGCTCTACGAGGAGCCGCCCACCGAGGGGATGACGGTCGAGACCCACTGGTCCGACCTCTGGCTCACCGCCGACGACTGGGCCGAGGCGTTCGACGCGCCGGAGCCGGGCACTCCGCACAACGAGGCTCGCGACCAGATCTGGGAGGCACTGGCCACCATCCTGATGGACAAGTACGACCTCGACGACGTCTCGCCCGACCTGTTCCGCAGGTCACTGCAGCAGGACCGGGAACTGGTCACGACCCTCAACCGCGCGTGGCCACTGCTCGAAGCGGCCGACCTCGTCGGCGACCTGTGGTCGGTCCCCGCCTACCTGCGGATGTGCGCCCCCTGGCTCGGCCGCGACGAGGTCCGAAGGCTGCAGCGCGAGGACGCCCAGGCCTGGACGGTGTCCGACCTGCCGCTCCTCGACGCGGCCCGGCACCGCCTCGGCGACCCCGAGGCCGCACGGCGCAAGCGCCGGCACGACGCCACCGTCGCCGCCGAACGCGCGCGCATGGCCGACGTCATCGACGACCTCCTCCGGGCCGACGACGACGGCGAGGGCGCGGTCACCATGCTGCGCGGGCAGGACCTGCGGGACAGCCTGATCGACGAGACCGCACTGCCCGGCACCGACCCGGAACCTCTCGCCGGCCCGTTCGCGCACATCGTCGTGGACGAGGCCCAGGAGCTGACCGACGCCGAGTGGCAGATGCTGCTGCTCCGCTGCCCGTCCCGGAGCTTCACCATCGTCGGGGACCGCGCCCAGGCCAGGCACGGGTTCACGGAGTCGTGGCGCGAACGGCTCGAACGGATCGGGCTCGACCGGGTCGAGGCGGCCTCCCTCAGCGTCAACTACCGGACGCCGGAGGAGGTCATGGCGGAGGCCGAGCCCGTCATCCGCGCCGTACTCCCGGACGCCAACGTGCCGACCTCCATCCGCCGCAGCGACATCCCCGTCGTCCACGGATCCGTCGCGGAGCTCGACTCGATCCTCGACACCTGGCTCGCCGCACACGCCGACGGGACCGCCTGCGTCATCGGCGATCCAACGTTCCGGGCGACGTCCCGCACCCGGTCGCTGACCCCCGAGCTGTCGAAGGGGCTCGAGTTCGACCTGGTCGTCCTCGTCGACCCGGAGGCGTTCGGCGAGGGTGTCGAAGGAGCGGTCGACCGCTATGTCGCGATGACCCGGGCGACCCGGCAGCTCGTCATCCTCACGAGCAACTGA
- a CDS encoding (2Fe-2S)-binding protein: protein MPSHTFVLNGRPVTVEAPDDMPLLWVLRDKLGVTGPKYGCGVGVCRACTSHLDGREFQPCTVTVKDCAGHAVTTIEGLADGDTLHPVQEAWLACDVAQCGFCQPGQIMTAVALLRHTPNPTDADIDRIQNICRCGSYPRIRAAIKQAAAHRGP from the coding sequence ATGCCCAGCCACACCTTCGTCCTCAACGGGCGGCCGGTCACCGTCGAGGCACCGGACGACATGCCACTGCTCTGGGTGCTGCGCGACAAGCTCGGCGTCACCGGCCCCAAGTACGGCTGCGGGGTGGGCGTCTGCCGCGCCTGCACCAGCCACCTGGACGGCCGGGAGTTCCAGCCCTGCACGGTGACCGTCAAGGACTGCGCGGGCCACGCCGTCACCACGATCGAGGGCTTGGCCGACGGCGACACCCTGCACCCCGTCCAGGAGGCCTGGCTGGCCTGCGACGTCGCCCAGTGCGGCTTCTGCCAGCCCGGCCAGATCATGACCGCCGTCGCCCTGCTGCGCCACACCCCGAACCCCACGGACGCCGACATCGACCGGATCCAGAACATCTGCCGCTGCGGCAGCTACCCCCGCATCCGCGCGGCCATCAAGCAGGCCGCCGCCCACCGCGGGCCTTGA
- a CDS encoding NAD-dependent epimerase/dehydratase family protein has product MILVTGGLGFIGSHTARALLDLGEDCVVVQRSTRQLPAFLEDARMTVEPADINDREALLAIGRRHDITGIVHLAGSHPWPPVPDAPVEATRQALGGLLNIAQAAQEWGVRRLGVASTIGVYLGAAGEGPLREDAPLSMHAPVSIPTFKKIGEMLGDFLADTTGIDIVNYRISGTWGPLGHPDPFFAAPALVHAAAHGTAPDLSHLVRPAFAEDGIDLTYVKDTGRAIALLQLADKLNHRTYNVGSGRATTNAELIEAISKAVPGAQVDLPTGGEAPHLVLDINRLTRDTGYRPEYDTERAAADYIAWLRAGNKR; this is encoded by the coding sequence ATGATCCTGGTCACCGGAGGGCTCGGCTTCATCGGCTCCCACACCGCGCGAGCGCTTCTCGATCTGGGCGAAGACTGCGTCGTCGTCCAGCGCAGCACCCGTCAACTCCCGGCCTTCCTCGAGGACGCGCGCATGACCGTGGAGCCGGCGGACATCAACGACCGCGAGGCCCTGCTCGCCATCGGCCGGCGCCACGACATCACCGGCATCGTGCACCTGGCCGGGTCCCACCCCTGGCCGCCCGTCCCCGACGCGCCGGTCGAGGCGACCCGGCAGGCCCTGGGCGGACTACTGAACATCGCGCAGGCAGCGCAGGAATGGGGCGTACGGCGTCTGGGCGTTGCCAGCACGATAGGCGTCTACCTCGGTGCCGCCGGCGAGGGACCGCTCAGAGAGGACGCTCCGCTGTCGATGCACGCACCCGTCTCGATCCCCACCTTCAAGAAGATCGGCGAAATGCTCGGCGACTTCCTCGCCGACACCACCGGCATCGACATCGTCAACTACCGGATCTCGGGCACCTGGGGCCCGCTCGGCCACCCCGACCCGTTCTTCGCCGCGCCCGCCCTCGTCCACGCCGCCGCGCACGGCACCGCCCCCGACCTCTCGCACCTCGTGAGGCCTGCCTTCGCCGAGGACGGCATCGACCTCACCTACGTCAAGGACACCGGGCGCGCGATCGCCCTTCTCCAGCTCGCGGACAAGCTCAACCACCGCACGTACAACGTCGGCTCCGGCCGGGCCACCACCAACGCCGAACTGATCGAGGCGATCAGCAAGGCGGTCCCCGGCGCCCAGGTCGACCTCCCCACCGGAGGCGAGGCACCGCACCTCGTCCTCGACATCAACCGGCTGACGCGGGACACCGGCTACCGGCCCGAGTACGACACCGAGCGAGCCGCCGCCGACTACATCGCGTGGCTGCGCGCCGGCAACAAGCGCTGA
- a CDS encoding alpha/beta hydrolase family protein, which produces MSDSKTTHVRHHTGAPTTVVSAKPVVLPAPGRGEDLQVRVSAPAGGGGLPVIVFSHGFGWSMNGYAPLADHWAAHGFVVVQPTHLDSRTLRISAEDPRTPRMWRFRIEDITRVLDGLDVLEASVPGLAGRVDQGRIAVAGHSWGAQTVSALLGARVLDADGVPGQDMSDPRVKAGVLLALTGLGDDLTPFAAEHFPFMKPSFDTMTTPALVVAGDKDQSHLSTRGPDWFTDPYTYSPAPKSLLTLFGAEHSLGGIPGYEVAETTDENPARVALIQHLTTAFLHSALDPADTGWEAAASALQAAPDPLGTLQSK; this is translated from the coding sequence ATGTCCGATTCGAAGACCACGCACGTGCGGCACCACACGGGCGCGCCCACCACGGTGGTGTCGGCGAAGCCGGTCGTCCTGCCCGCCCCGGGCCGGGGCGAGGACCTCCAGGTCCGCGTGTCCGCGCCGGCGGGCGGCGGCGGCCTGCCCGTGATCGTCTTCTCCCACGGCTTCGGCTGGTCGATGAACGGCTACGCGCCGCTGGCCGACCACTGGGCGGCTCACGGCTTCGTGGTCGTCCAGCCCACCCACCTCGACTCCCGGACGCTCCGCATCTCCGCCGAGGATCCCCGTACGCCGCGAATGTGGCGCTTCCGCATCGAGGACATCACGCGCGTTCTCGACGGACTCGACGTGCTGGAAGCGTCCGTGCCGGGCCTGGCCGGGCGCGTCGACCAGGGCCGCATCGCCGTGGCCGGCCACTCCTGGGGAGCCCAGACGGTGAGCGCGCTGCTGGGTGCGCGCGTTCTCGACGCCGACGGCGTACCTGGCCAGGACATGTCCGACCCGCGCGTCAAGGCGGGTGTGCTGCTCGCGCTGACCGGCCTCGGCGACGACCTGACCCCGTTCGCCGCCGAGCACTTCCCCTTCATGAAGCCGTCCTTCGACACCATGACCACCCCGGCGCTCGTCGTCGCCGGCGACAAGGACCAGTCCCACCTGTCCACGCGCGGACCGGACTGGTTCACCGACCCCTACACCTACAGCCCGGCTCCCAAGAGCCTGCTCACACTGTTCGGGGCGGAGCACTCGCTCGGCGGCATCCCCGGCTACGAGGTCGCCGAGACCACCGACGAGAACCCCGCACGCGTCGCCCTGATCCAGCACCTGACCACGGCCTTCCTGCACAGTGCCCTCGATCCCGCGGACACCGGCTGGGAGGCGGCCGCCTCAGCGCTTCAGGCGGCCCCCGACCCGCTGGGGACGCTGCAGAGCAAGTAG
- a CDS encoding NAD(P)/FAD-dependent oxidoreductase, with protein MQQHVVVIGAGYAGLTAALRVSRRHRVTLIDPRTEFSERIRLHEVAAGRAAASVPLGELVAGRDVTTVAARVVALDPDGRTVTLDDGVVVGYDRLVYALGSRTDTAGVPGVAEHAYTVERAGELSARLAQGGGTLAVVGGGLTGIELAAELAEAATGWQVRLVTGREPGAGLSAGGRRHVAAALERLGARVHAHTRVTAVHPGGLSTDRGQIGADVVVWAAALTVPTLAAEAGLAVDARGRALVDATLRSTSHPDVLVVGDAARVHAPGIGELRMACATAMPTGAHAAEVIDALAKGREPKPFRFRYVAQCVSLGRDDAVIQPVRADDSPHRPVITGRAAARINEWINRYTVGALRAERRRPGTYRWARPLRATAPGVAAVAGAGGAGYLLG; from the coding sequence ATGCAGCAGCACGTCGTGGTCATCGGTGCCGGGTACGCGGGTTTGACGGCGGCCCTTCGGGTGAGCCGTCGTCACCGGGTGACGCTGATCGATCCGAGGACCGAATTCAGCGAGCGCATCCGGCTGCACGAGGTGGCCGCCGGCCGTGCGGCCGCGAGCGTTCCGCTGGGTGAGCTGGTGGCCGGGCGCGACGTCACCACGGTCGCCGCCCGGGTCGTCGCACTCGACCCGGACGGCCGGACGGTGACGCTGGACGACGGCGTGGTGGTCGGCTACGACCGCCTGGTGTACGCCCTCGGCAGCCGGACCGACACCGCCGGGGTGCCCGGCGTGGCGGAGCACGCCTACACCGTCGAGCGGGCGGGCGAGTTGAGTGCCCGGCTGGCACAGGGTGGCGGCACGCTGGCCGTCGTCGGGGGCGGGCTGACCGGCATCGAGCTGGCCGCCGAGCTCGCGGAGGCCGCCACCGGCTGGCAGGTCCGGCTGGTCACCGGGCGGGAACCGGGTGCGGGTCTGTCGGCCGGGGGACGCCGGCATGTCGCCGCCGCTCTCGAACGGCTCGGCGCCCGCGTCCACGCGCACACCCGGGTGACGGCCGTCCACCCGGGCGGGCTGTCGACGGACCGCGGCCAGATCGGCGCCGACGTGGTGGTCTGGGCGGCGGCACTGACCGTTCCGACCCTCGCCGCCGAGGCCGGCCTGGCCGTCGACGCCCGGGGGCGTGCCCTGGTCGACGCCACACTCCGCTCGACCTCGCACCCCGACGTGCTGGTCGTCGGCGACGCCGCGCGCGTGCACGCTCCCGGCATCGGGGAGCTCCGGATGGCGTGTGCCACGGCGATGCCGACCGGCGCCCACGCCGCCGAGGTCATCGATGCGCTCGCCAAGGGCCGTGAGCCCAAGCCGTTCCGCTTCCGCTACGTCGCGCAGTGCGTCAGCCTGGGCCGCGACGACGCGGTGATCCAGCCGGTCCGCGCGGACGACTCGCCGCACCGCCCGGTGATCACCGGGCGCGCCGCCGCCAGGATCAACGAGTGGATCAACCGCTACACCGTCGGCGCCCTGCGGGCGGAACGCCGTCGGCCCGGCACCTACCGGTGGGCCAGGCCGCTGCGCGCCACCGCCCCGGGTGTGGCCGCCGTCGCGGGGGCGGGCGGAGCAGGCTACCTCCTCGGCTGA